The Bernardetia litoralis DSM 6794 genome includes a window with the following:
- a CDS encoding 5-(carboxyamino)imidazole ribonucleotide synthase yields the protein MQQKKVGILGGGQLGRMLLSPAIDLDIELHFLENDSDAPCSTVSRNFHKGDITDYQNVLDFGRKMDIISIEIEKVSADALEQLEKEGKKVFPQPAIIRLIQDKRLQKQFYTDNQIPTSDFVLIDNKKELINYLSKNESVFPIVQKLGKDGYDGKGVQILKNLEDAKQNGFEEPSLLEEKVDIEKEISVIVARNEKGEISVFDAVEMVVNEKYNLLDYLLAPAHITNNQKEESIRLAKEVIEKLGKNGMVGLLAVELFIDKEGNILVNEVAPRPHNSGHHTIEACTTSQYAQHLRSIMNLPLGKTTLRSSAAILNLIGEENHTGQPFYEGLNKLLDLENVYPHIYGKKQTKPARKMGHITILGNDIDSLKQKIDKVKNSIRVITK from the coding sequence ATGCAACAGAAAAAAGTAGGAATTTTAGGAGGTGGACAACTTGGTAGAATGTTACTCTCTCCAGCCATTGATTTGGATATTGAGCTTCATTTTTTAGAAAATGACTCAGATGCGCCTTGTTCAACGGTTTCAAGAAATTTTCATAAAGGAGATATTACGGACTATCAAAATGTATTGGATTTTGGTCGTAAGATGGATATTATCTCTATTGAAATTGAAAAAGTTTCGGCTGATGCACTTGAACAGTTAGAAAAAGAAGGCAAAAAAGTTTTTCCTCAACCTGCCATTATTCGTCTTATTCAAGACAAAAGATTGCAAAAACAGTTTTATACTGATAATCAAATTCCAACTTCTGATTTTGTTTTGATTGACAATAAAAAAGAATTGATAAATTATTTAAGCAAAAATGAAAGTGTATTTCCTATTGTTCAAAAATTAGGGAAAGATGGTTATGATGGAAAAGGAGTTCAGATTTTAAAGAACTTAGAAGATGCAAAACAAAATGGTTTTGAAGAACCCTCTCTTTTAGAAGAAAAAGTAGATATTGAAAAAGAAATTTCTGTGATTGTAGCAAGAAATGAAAAAGGTGAAATTTCTGTTTTTGATGCTGTCGAAATGGTCGTTAATGAAAAGTATAATCTGCTTGATTATTTGTTAGCTCCTGCACATATTACCAACAATCAAAAAGAAGAATCTATTCGTTTGGCAAAAGAAGTAATAGAAAAATTAGGCAAAAATGGAATGGTCGGACTTTTGGCTGTGGAATTATTTATCGATAAAGAAGGAAATATTCTTGTCAATGAAGTTGCGCCACGCCCTCACAATAGTGGACATCATACCATAGAAGCCTGTACTACTTCGCAATATGCACAACATTTGCGCTCAATTATGAACCTTCCTTTAGGAAAAACAACGCTCAGAAGTTCGGCTGCAATTTTGAATTTGATAGGAGAAGAAAACCATACAGGTCAGCCATTTTATGAAGGATTAAACAAATTATTAGATTTGGAAAATGTCTATCCTCATATTTATGGAAAAAAACAAACCAAACCAGCACGCAAAATGGGACATATTACTATTTTGGGAAATGATATAGATTCTTTAAAACAAAAGATTGATAAAGTAAAAAATAGTATTCGTGTGATTACGAAATAA
- a CDS encoding CHASE3 domain-containing protein produces the protein MIKLIYPRQRIFIAFLVYTLLSFAVATLSFWLFRRVESINLLADEVHKLHTRIHNLSKLQSDFLLNEPSNELFYKTGNSPFLKEYVINQAQILNSIGFIKKSPQAKKWNMTKSLDSLQSDLKSSTDMMKELARKIRLRGYKNYGLEGVMREYGRVLESQADINNDLVLQLRRHEKNFINRLDTISLKKWKYHFEDLTKEIIEHKNYKLEEKYKYLSYLDAYKNAFYHFVKIDNDIGYGQKIGFAAKTNQKAQVILKQIDKLDTHSQNKKDSILNQLRFITVILVTTSVIASMLLSLSFPYIMKI, from the coding sequence ATGATAAAACTTATATATCCTCGTCAGCGTATTTTTATTGCTTTTTTGGTTTACACCTTACTTTCTTTTGCTGTGGCTACACTCAGTTTTTGGCTTTTTAGGCGTGTCGAATCAATTAATCTTTTGGCAGATGAGGTTCATAAATTACATACTCGCATTCATAATTTGTCTAAGTTACAAAGTGATTTTTTACTAAATGAACCCAGCAATGAGTTATTTTATAAAACAGGAAATAGTCCATTTCTAAAAGAATATGTTATTAATCAAGCACAAATACTAAATTCCATTGGTTTTATCAAAAAATCTCCTCAAGCTAAAAAATGGAATATGACCAAAAGCCTAGATTCTTTACAATCGGATTTAAAATCAAGTACAGATATGATGAAAGAATTGGCTCGTAAAATAAGACTGAGAGGATATAAAAATTATGGTTTGGAAGGAGTAATGAGAGAATATGGAAGAGTATTGGAAAGTCAAGCTGATATAAATAATGATTTGGTTTTACAACTGCGAAGGCACGAAAAAAATTTTATAAATAGATTAGATACTATTTCATTAAAAAAATGGAAATATCATTTTGAGGATTTAACTAAAGAAATTATTGAACATAAAAACTACAAACTGGAGGAAAAATATAAATATTTATCCTATTTAGATGCTTATAAAAATGCTTTTTATCATTTTGTTAAAATAGATAATGATATTGGATATGGTCAAAAAATAGGTTTTGCAGCCAAAACAAATCAAAAAGCGCAAGTAATTTTAAAACAGATTGATAAGTTAGATACTCATTCTCAAAATAAAAAAGATTCTATTTTAAACCAACTTCGTTTTATTACAGTAATTTTGGTTACAACTTCTGTTATTGCTTCCATGTTACTTAGTTTGTCGTTTCCTTATATCATGAAAATTTAA
- a CDS encoding HTTM domain-containing protein: MKLYTKLKNFLNQPIDIAPLIYARIILGILMTFELCGGALSPYGKTLITGDYHFSYSFAPFIKPWSEPFLMYAHFGINFILGLMVVFGFKYRFACIAMFFSATSIFLMEKTLYINHVYLYCILFLVFAFLPANRAFSVDAHQNPKIKSSEIPAWTVYCIVFQLSIVYFYAGIAKLNIDWLHAQPMQMWLAGKINHPIPYLGILLAHKSHAFLVAYGGIIFDLLVVPLMLWKKTRKLAFILAIFFHAINALTFGIGTFPWFSIAATALFFPPSVFRNWWIFTYFDKKLPKQNTHLFKYSDKSKLYQNFVYSFFILFFVIQFFLPWRAFLYGEDPSWTEQGHFFSWRMMLRSKKGITTFHVSDAKSNKNEIANPSKHLSYRQRRKMYKDPDMILQYVHFLAEFYKKEKGYKEPIIKVKSEMSLNNRKKQLFIDSNIDLTKEKQSWRLYKWVIPLRETEYIENDENEDPSD; encoded by the coding sequence ATGAAATTATATACAAAATTAAAAAACTTTCTCAATCAACCTATTGACATTGCACCTTTGATTTATGCAAGAATCATTTTAGGGATTTTGATGACTTTTGAACTCTGTGGAGGAGCATTATCACCTTATGGAAAAACTCTTATTACAGGAGATTATCATTTTTCATATTCCTTTGCGCCTTTTATAAAACCTTGGTCAGAACCGTTTTTGATGTATGCTCATTTCGGAATAAATTTTATTTTAGGGCTAATGGTTGTCTTTGGTTTTAAATATCGGTTCGCTTGTATTGCCATGTTTTTTTCAGCAACTTCTATTTTTTTGATGGAAAAAACATTATATATCAATCATGTTTATTTGTATTGTATTTTGTTTTTGGTCTTTGCTTTTTTGCCTGCCAACCGAGCATTCTCTGTTGATGCTCATCAAAATCCAAAAATTAAATCTTCTGAAATACCTGCTTGGACGGTCTATTGTATCGTTTTTCAACTCAGTATCGTTTATTTTTATGCTGGAATTGCTAAATTAAATATTGATTGGCTTCATGCTCAACCCATGCAAATGTGGCTTGCAGGTAAAATTAACCACCCTATTCCCTACTTAGGAATTTTACTTGCTCATAAATCCCATGCTTTTTTGGTGGCTTATGGTGGAATTATTTTTGATTTGCTTGTTGTTCCCTTAATGCTTTGGAAAAAAACGAGAAAACTAGCTTTTATTTTGGCTATCTTTTTTCATGCTATTAATGCCCTTACTTTTGGGATTGGTACTTTTCCTTGGTTTTCTATTGCTGCAACGGCTTTATTTTTTCCTCCCTCTGTTTTTCGAAATTGGTGGATTTTTACTTATTTTGATAAAAAACTTCCAAAACAAAACACACATCTTTTTAAATACTCTGACAAGTCAAAATTGTATCAAAATTTTGTCTATTCTTTTTTTATTCTCTTTTTTGTCATACAATTTTTCTTGCCTTGGAGAGCTTTTTTATATGGAGAAGATCCAAGTTGGACAGAACAAGGTCATTTTTTTTCATGGAGAATGATGCTACGAAGCAAAAAAGGAATTACAACATTTCATGTAAGTGATGCAAAATCAAATAAAAATGAAATAGCTAACCCAAGCAAACATTTGTCTTATAGACAAAGAAGAAAAATGTATAAAGACCCAGATATGATACTACAATATGTTCATTTTTTGGCAGAATTTTATAAAAAAGAAAAAGGCTACAAAGAGCCAATCATAAAAGTAAAATCTGAAATGTCTTTAAATAACAGAAAAAAACAACTTTTCATTGATTCTAATATAGATTTGACAAAAGAAAAACAAAGCTGGCGATTATATAAATGGGTAATTCCTCTTAGAGAAACAGAATACATTGAAAATGATGAGAATGAAGACCCAAGTGATTAA
- the rplS gene encoding 50S ribosomal protein L19, protein MRNQFIQMVEASNAEARAKFPQFRAGDTVNVRVRIKEGEKERIQQYQGVVIQRKNPNTNGESFTVRKVSNGVGVERIFPLLSPNVDGVELVRRGKVRRARIYYLRGRMGKAARIKERRGNYTASQA, encoded by the coding sequence ATGAGAAATCAATTCATTCAGATGGTAGAGGCTTCTAATGCAGAAGCTCGTGCTAAATTCCCTCAGTTTCGTGCTGGTGATACAGTAAACGTAAGAGTTCGTATCAAAGAAGGTGAAAAAGAGCGTATTCAGCAATACCAAGGCGTTGTTATTCAACGTAAAAACCCTAACACAAACGGTGAATCTTTTACAGTACGTAAAGTTTCTAATGGCGTTGGTGTTGAACGTATTTTCCCACTTCTTTCTCCAAATGTAGATGGAGTTGAGTTAGTTCGTCGTGGTAAAGTACGTAGAGCAAGAATTTATTACTTACGTGGTCGTATGGGTAAAGCTGCTCGTATCAAAGAGCGTCGTGGTAACTATACTGCTTCACAGGCTTAA
- the dapA gene encoding 4-hydroxy-tetrahydrodipicolinate synthase, which yields MNNILRGTGIALVTPFDENKNVDFDALKNLLVHTQDHVEFWVIHGTTGEAATTTRQEKREIFDFIAENNPKKLPLVYGLAWNDTKQLIELIGKSNLEGVSAILSASPSYNKPTQEGIYRHYMEMADASPKPIILYNVPSRTASNIEAKTTLRLAQHPNIIGTKEASGDMTQCTEILRNKPKDFMVFSGDDALTLPLISLGADGVIGVIPNAYPKEFGNLTRAALKGDYKTANEYLHQLFPLFEHLFVESNPVGIKEIMSLMGIMKPDVRLPLLNASKELSQKFDKEMKEIQKHQTV from the coding sequence ATGAATAATATACTTAGAGGAACAGGAATTGCATTAGTTACGCCTTTTGATGAAAACAAAAATGTAGATTTTGATGCTCTCAAAAACCTACTTGTACACACACAAGACCACGTAGAATTTTGGGTAATTCATGGTACAACTGGCGAAGCAGCTACTACAACACGCCAAGAAAAACGAGAAATATTTGATTTTATAGCTGAGAATAATCCAAAAAAATTGCCTTTAGTTTATGGATTAGCTTGGAATGATACCAAACAACTTATAGAATTGATTGGAAAATCTAACCTAGAAGGTGTTTCTGCAATTCTTTCTGCTTCGCCTTCTTACAACAAACCAACACAAGAAGGAATTTATAGACACTACATGGAAATGGCTGATGCAAGCCCAAAACCAATCATTTTGTATAATGTTCCAAGTAGAACAGCCTCCAATATTGAGGCAAAAACTACATTACGTTTGGCACAACATCCAAATATTATTGGTACAAAGGAGGCTTCTGGAGATATGACACAGTGTACCGAAATTTTGAGAAATAAACCAAAAGATTTTATGGTCTTTTCTGGAGATGATGCACTTACATTGCCTCTGATTTCTTTGGGAGCAGATGGTGTAATTGGCGTAATTCCAAATGCCTATCCAAAAGAATTTGGGAATCTTACTCGTGCTGCTTTGAAAGGAGATTATAAAACAGCAAATGAATATTTACATCAGCTTTTCCCTCTCTTTGAGCATTTATTTGTAGAAAGTAATCCTGTTGGAATAAAAGAAATAATGTCTTTAATGGGAATTATGAAACCTGATGTAAGACTTCCTTTATTGAATGCTTCAAAAGAGTTGAGTCAGAAATTTGATAAAGAAATGAAGGAAATTCAAAAACATCAAACAGTTTAG
- a CDS encoding DUF2452 domain-containing protein, whose protein sequence is MNTVLMSDKEKSIKEDKNKAENALFDKKQKLQFENFVNPIDADKIAKNPGLLPYAHTVGGAIIVPTEKGIMKSKALSAMEQQTEMQLDQIREQINLLAKQAQEIQSRTQISLEIYNADMGFEPLVNHTYFLYERSQTGEKVLSMIAPEQWGRSSKMIFMAEVLLLADRTWKVIRENEEENQNENNIDI, encoded by the coding sequence TTGAATACTGTACTTATGAGCGACAAAGAAAAATCAATAAAAGAAGATAAAAATAAGGCAGAAAACGCTCTTTTTGATAAGAAGCAAAAACTGCAATTTGAAAATTTTGTCAATCCAATTGATGCAGATAAGATAGCTAAAAATCCAGGACTTTTACCTTATGCTCATACTGTTGGAGGAGCTATTATTGTTCCGACCGAAAAAGGAATTATGAAAAGTAAGGCTTTGTCTGCAATGGAACAACAAACTGAAATGCAGCTTGACCAAATAAGAGAACAAATAAATCTTTTGGCAAAACAAGCGCAAGAAATTCAGTCAAGAACACAAATTTCATTAGAGATTTATAATGCTGATATGGGTTTTGAGCCTTTGGTAAATCATACTTATTTTCTGTACGAACGCAGTCAGACAGGTGAAAAAGTGCTTTCTATGATTGCGCCAGAGCAATGGGGAAGAAGCTCAAAAATGATTTTTATGGCAGAAGTTTTATTATTAGCTGATAGAACTTGGAAGGTAATTAGAGAAAATGAAGAAGAGAATCAAAACGAAAATAATATTGATATTTAA
- a CDS encoding CsbD family protein, with product MDKLEYQGTWNEVKGRIKKSYASLTDDDLAYQEGQEDQMLGKIQQKLGKTRDEVVKMIKSL from the coding sequence ATGGACAAATTAGAATATCAAGGAACTTGGAATGAAGTAAAAGGTCGCATCAAAAAATCATACGCCTCACTTACTGATGATGATTTGGCTTATCAAGAAGGTCAAGAAGACCAAATGTTAGGAAAAATCCAACAAAAACTTGGCAAAACAAGAGATGAAGTAGTCAAAATGATTAAATCTCTCTAG
- a CDS encoding STAS/SEC14 domain-containing protein: MIHSFKTIHREEYASKKQIFDDAHTIYKNGLEKQTVQIPTENTVFFEVPFATISYIPKDSTNEEAVRKGILALEWRGDITDEQYKEVMNKLLELSYLYDTSGLLVDAMELGYVSMFARAWLMLDWMPRMQQQEIESAKLAILRTDAPMHKVGIDYVVSYLQQVLPYDCRFYVNKENAINWIFRK, from the coding sequence ATGATTCACTCTTTTAAGACAATACACCGAGAAGAGTATGCTTCAAAAAAACAAATTTTTGATGATGCTCATACTATTTATAAGAACGGTTTAGAAAAACAAACTGTACAAATACCAACTGAGAATACAGTTTTTTTTGAAGTCCCTTTTGCTACAATTAGTTATATCCCTAAAGACTCTACTAACGAAGAAGCTGTCAGAAAAGGAATTTTGGCTTTAGAATGGAGAGGCGACATAACTGACGAGCAGTATAAAGAAGTCATGAATAAATTGCTTGAACTAAGTTATCTTTATGATACTTCTGGACTATTGGTTGATGCTATGGAACTAGGTTATGTAAGTATGTTTGCTCGTGCTTGGTTGATGTTAGATTGGATGCCTCGTATGCAACAACAAGAAATTGAATCTGCTAAATTAGCAATTTTGCGTACCGATGCGCCTATGCACAAAGTAGGAATTGATTATGTAGTCAGTTATCTCCAACAAGTGCTACCTTATGATTGTAGATTTTATGTAAACAAAGAAAATGCTATCAACTGGATTTTTAGAAAATAA
- a CDS encoding UDP-2,3-diacylglucosamine diphosphatase produces the protein MQNITLSPFKKIYIASDFHLGYSKDEAGLDSLEREKKILRWLEMARKDAELIILLGDIFDFWYEYKKAIPKGFVRLQGKIAEITDSGIDVVFFTGNHDLWMFGYFEKELGVKVYHEPQQVTWNNKKITLGHGDGLGNGDYSYKFMKKALFTNPVCRFFFEWLHPNVGIGLAHFWSNSRKPSKKQTNKKPKQIDKYRGKEQEWIWNYCHEIQQKTPQDYYIFGHRHLPLMIEMNKKIIAPTEDSQDEANNKSYYFNTGEWMNQFTYLVFEVENETQLATLKRHCFEADTKWIID, from the coding sequence ATGCAAAATATAACTCTTTCTCCGTTCAAAAAAATTTACATTGCTTCTGATTTTCATTTGGGTTATTCCAAAGATGAAGCAGGATTGGATTCTTTAGAAAGAGAAAAAAAAATACTTCGTTGGTTGGAAATGGCTCGCAAAGATGCCGAACTAATTATTTTATTAGGAGATATTTTTGATTTTTGGTACGAATATAAAAAAGCTATTCCGAAGGGTTTTGTGCGTTTGCAAGGAAAAATAGCAGAAATTACGGATAGTGGAATTGATGTAGTTTTCTTTACAGGAAATCACGATTTGTGGATGTTTGGATATTTTGAAAAAGAATTAGGTGTAAAAGTTTATCATGAGCCTCAACAAGTAACTTGGAATAATAAAAAAATAACTTTAGGACACGGTGATGGCTTAGGAAATGGCGATTATTCATATAAATTTATGAAAAAAGCATTATTTACAAATCCTGTATGTCGTTTCTTTTTTGAATGGTTACACCCAAATGTAGGAATTGGTTTGGCTCATTTTTGGTCGAATAGTCGAAAGCCATCCAAGAAACAAACAAATAAAAAACCTAAACAAATAGACAAGTATAGAGGAAAAGAACAAGAATGGATTTGGAATTATTGCCATGAAATTCAGCAAAAAACACCTCAAGATTATTATATTTTTGGGCATCGTCATTTACCTTTGATGATTGAAATGAACAAAAAAATAATAGCTCCTACTGAAGATTCACAAGATGAAGCTAACAATAAAAGCTATTATTTTAATACAGGCGAATGGATGAATCAGTTCACTTATTTAGTTTTTGAAGTTGAAAACGAGACTCAACTTGCAACTCTAAAACGTCATTGTTTTGAAGCAGATACAAAATGGATTATTGATTAA
- a CDS encoding murein L,D-transpeptidase catalytic domain family protein, translating into MQRIVLSSSVIVLVFLFFGFSKFFATASATNSSLESTSRVDTFPPKEPKTIENISVTFENHIKTMYQKLKLKKAELEYTPFRTAYIGYLNLEAKDKLKKEILTILDFTKSSLFERMWIIDIKNRKLIRRELVAHGKNSGHDMVTSFSNKLHSNQSSMGFYVTDAPYIGSNGISLLINGMDKGYNDQARNRSVVMHGADYVNPKTMNRNGRLGRSFGCPAVEKAKAKEIINYVKNGSCLFIYFKDTNYLASSKWINLDKATTFFAENIQHNAVNVPSTASVTTENTKG; encoded by the coding sequence ATGCAAAGAATTGTATTGAGCAGTAGTGTTATTGTACTTGTATTTCTTTTTTTTGGTTTTTCTAAATTTTTTGCAACTGCTTCGGCTACGAACAGTTCGCTAGAAAGCACATCAAGAGTAGATACTTTCCCACCAAAAGAACCCAAAACCATTGAAAATATTTCTGTCACTTTTGAAAATCATATTAAAACTATGTATCAAAAGTTGAAATTAAAAAAAGCAGAATTAGAGTACACTCCTTTCAGAACGGCTTATATAGGTTATCTCAACCTTGAAGCAAAAGACAAACTCAAAAAAGAAATATTGACAATTTTAGATTTTACAAAATCTTCTCTTTTTGAGCGTATGTGGATTATTGATATAAAAAATCGAAAATTGATTCGCAGAGAATTGGTAGCTCATGGCAAAAACTCTGGACATGATATGGTTACTTCATTTTCTAATAAACTACATTCTAACCAAAGTAGTATGGGATTTTATGTAACTGATGCGCCTTATATTGGCAGCAATGGTATTTCTCTACTTATCAATGGAATGGATAAAGGCTACAATGACCAAGCAAGAAATCGTTCTGTGGTTATGCATGGTGCAGATTATGTCAATCCAAAGACAATGAATCGTAATGGAAGATTAGGTAGAAGTTTTGGTTGCCCTGCTGTCGAAAAAGCAAAAGCAAAAGAGATTATAAATTATGTAAAAAATGGTTCTTGTTTATTCATTTATTTTAAAGACACCAACTATTTGGCTTCAAGTAAATGGATTAATTTAGACAAAGCAACTACTTTTTTTGCTGAAAATATACAGCATAACGCAGTAAACGTACCGAGTACGGCAAGCGTAACAACAGAAAATACAAAAGGATAA
- a CDS encoding lmo0937 family membrane protein, with translation MGNLLYIIAVVLIIVWAASFFSGAYTGGIIHVLLVIAIVAVLLRVIRGGKII, from the coding sequence ATGGGTAATTTATTATATATCATTGCTGTTGTTCTTATTATCGTGTGGGCTGCTAGTTTTTTTAGTGGTGCTTATACAGGTGGAATTATACATGTTCTTTTAGTTATTGCTATTGTCGCTGTTTTACTTCGTGTTATTCGTGGTGGAAAAATTATTTAG
- the gyrB gene encoding DNA topoisomerase (ATP-hydrolyzing) subunit B: protein MKNMDSATPKDNQRGNYGADNIQVLEGLEAVRKRPAMYIGDVGVKGLHHLIWEVVDNSIDEALAGHCDTIHVTINEGDTITVRDNGRGIPTDIHTKENRSALEVVMTVLHAGGKFDKDTYKVSGGLHGVGVSCVNALSDHLRVEVHRNGKIFEQEYSCGAPKYSVREIGTTDVSGTQVTFHPDATIFTHSVFKYETVANRLRELSYLNAGVKITLSDQRKEFGDKDENGNFVTETFLSEGGLREFVEFLDKSRTAIIPNAIYVEGDKNDVPVQVAILYNTSYSENVFSYVNNINTIEGGTHITGFYRALTRVLKSYADKNGLTDKKVELSGGDFREGMTAVISVKVMEPQFEGQTKTKLGNSEVSGAVESCVADALYNYLEENPKEAKIIIQKVTLAAQARMAARKAREMVQRKTALSGTGLPGKLADCSEKDPEKCEIYLVEGDSAGGSAKQGRDRQSQAILPLRGKILNVEKAQEHRIYDNEEIKNIITALGIRFGENEQGEKYLNLDKLRYHKIVIMTDADVDGSHIRTLILTLFFRYMKDLVEKGYVYIAQPPLYLIKKGKQKIYCWDEPQREQAMRELGGSNGNMNGVNIQRYKGLGEMNPEQLWETTMNPETRSMKRVDVESAAAADQLFSMLMGDEVAPRREFIEKNARYARVDS from the coding sequence ATGAAAAATATGGATTCTGCTACTCCAAAAGATAATCAAAGAGGAAATTATGGCGCAGATAATATTCAAGTTCTTGAAGGATTAGAAGCTGTCAGAAAGCGTCCAGCCATGTATATTGGAGATGTAGGAGTAAAAGGATTACACCATTTGATTTGGGAAGTTGTAGATAACTCTATCGATGAAGCTCTTGCTGGACATTGTGATACAATCCACGTAACCATAAATGAAGGAGATACAATTACTGTTAGAGATAATGGGCGTGGTATCCCAACGGACATTCATACAAAAGAAAATCGCTCTGCTTTAGAAGTTGTAATGACAGTTCTTCATGCAGGTGGTAAATTTGATAAAGACACATACAAAGTTTCTGGTGGTCTTCATGGTGTAGGTGTTTCGTGTGTAAATGCCTTATCTGACCATTTGAGAGTAGAAGTACACAGAAATGGAAAAATATTCGAACAAGAATATTCTTGTGGCGCACCTAAATACTCGGTTCGTGAAATAGGAACAACAGATGTTTCAGGAACGCAAGTAACCTTCCATCCTGATGCAACTATTTTTACACATTCTGTCTTTAAATACGAAACAGTTGCTAATCGCCTTCGTGAACTTTCTTATCTTAATGCAGGTGTAAAAATTACACTTTCTGACCAGAGAAAAGAATTTGGTGATAAAGATGAAAATGGAAATTTTGTTACAGAAACATTTTTATCTGAAGGTGGATTGCGTGAATTTGTAGAATTCTTGGACAAAAGCCGTACTGCTATCATTCCAAATGCAATTTATGTAGAAGGTGACAAAAATGATGTTCCTGTTCAAGTAGCAATTCTTTATAATACATCCTATTCTGAAAATGTATTTTCTTATGTAAATAATATTAATACAATAGAAGGAGGAACGCATATTACAGGTTTTTATCGTGCCTTGACGAGAGTTCTGAAAAGTTATGCTGATAAAAATGGTTTGACCGACAAAAAAGTAGAACTTTCTGGTGGAGATTTTAGAGAAGGAATGACGGCTGTTATTTCTGTAAAAGTAATGGAGCCTCAATTTGAAGGACAAACCAAAACAAAATTAGGAAATTCTGAAGTTTCAGGTGCAGTAGAAAGTTGTGTAGCCGATGCCCTTTATAATTATTTAGAAGAAAACCCAAAAGAAGCTAAAATCATTATTCAGAAAGTTACTTTAGCTGCACAAGCTAGAATGGCTGCACGAAAAGCTCGTGAAATGGTACAGCGCAAAACGGCTCTTAGTGGAACAGGACTTCCAGGTAAATTGGCTGATTGCTCTGAAAAAGACCCTGAAAAATGTGAAATATACCTTGTCGAAGGAGATTCTGCTGGGGGTTCAGCCAAACAAGGAAGAGATAGACAATCACAAGCAATTTTGCCATTACGTGGTAAAATATTGAATGTAGAAAAGGCTCAAGAACACCGTATTTATGACAACGAAGAAATAAAAAATATCATTACAGCTCTAGGTATTCGTTTTGGTGAAAATGAACAAGGCGAAAAATATTTGAACCTTGACAAACTTCGTTATCACAAAATTGTAATCATGACCGATGCAGACGTTGATGGTAGCCATATTAGAACACTTATTTTGACACTTTTCTTTCGTTATATGAAAGATTTAGTAGAAAAAGGATATGTTTACATTGCTCAACCTCCATTGTATCTGATTAAAAAAGGAAAACAAAAAATTTATTGTTGGGATGAGCCTCAACGTGAACAAGCTATGAGAGAACTTGGTGGCTCAAATGGAAATATGAACGGAGTAAACATACAGCGTTACAAAGGTTTGGGAGAAATGAATCCAGAACAACTTTGGGAAACAACCATGAACCCAGAAACTAGAAGTATGAAGCGTGTAGATGTAGAATCTGCTGCTGCTGCCGATCAACTTTTCTCTATGCTTATGGGAGATGAAGTTGCTCCACGTAGAGAATTTATTGAAAAAAATGCTCGTTATGCTCGTGTAGATAGTTAA